A single window of Rickettsiella endosymbiont of Dermanyssus gallinae DNA harbors:
- the hemJ gene encoding protoporphyrinogen oxidase HemJ yields the protein MAWIKAFHIIAMVAWFAGLFYLPRLFVYHAQANDATSIARFKIMERRLYYFIMLPAALITVLLGVWLITYSPAYYLHARWMQAKLFCVLLLIIFHVYCGKVCRDFKHDKNKRSSLFYRFFNEFPTLMLITIILVAEIRPF from the coding sequence ATGGCCTGGATTAAAGCTTTCCATATCATTGCCATGGTCGCCTGGTTTGCCGGCCTATTCTATCTGCCACGCTTGTTTGTCTATCATGCGCAAGCCAATGACGCTACCAGCATAGCGCGCTTTAAAATAATGGAGCGTAGACTCTATTATTTTATCATGCTCCCAGCGGCTTTAATAACCGTGCTACTAGGGGTCTGGTTAATCACTTATTCACCTGCGTATTATTTACACGCCCGATGGATGCAAGCAAAACTATTTTGCGTGCTGCTACTGATTATTTTTCATGTTTATTGTGGAAAAGTATGCCGGGATTTTAAACACGATAAAAACAAGCGCTCTAGTCTATTTTATCGATTTTTTAATGAGTTTCCGACGTTAATGCTGATTACTATCATCCTTGTTGCCGAAATAAGACCTTTTTAG
- the epmA gene encoding elongation factor P--(R)-beta-lysine ligase: protein MLEANLCAQPLDVWQPTASLNMLHLRARLLSRIRQFFAERQVLEVETPLLSQATVTDKHLQSFQTDYHFSNPEQKQTLYLQTSPEFAMKRLLAAGSGAIYQLCKAFRNQGESGRTHNPEFTMLEWYRPGFNHHDLMDEMESLLKIIPDCPSAQRFSYAELFQHYLQIDPHQASIEQLKQTAHRFNLGTENLAALEKDDWLNLLMTHCIEPQLPKHPVFIYDFPASQAALARIRPGKPALAERFEVYVQGLELANGFHELSSASEQRQRFKSDLIQREKAGYPLPPIDERLLAALEQGLPDCAGVALGIDRLIMLATGKNAINEVLSFPIERA, encoded by the coding sequence ATGCTTGAAGCTAATCTATGCGCACAGCCATTGGATGTTTGGCAACCGACTGCCTCATTAAACATGCTACATTTACGTGCTCGTCTCTTAAGCCGTATTCGACAGTTTTTTGCAGAACGGCAAGTCTTAGAAGTAGAAACACCCCTGCTTTCACAAGCAACCGTCACAGATAAACACTTACAGAGCTTCCAAACCGACTATCATTTTTCAAACCCCGAACAAAAACAAACGCTTTATTTACAAACTTCGCCTGAATTTGCCATGAAACGCTTACTCGCTGCCGGCAGTGGCGCTATTTATCAACTGTGTAAAGCATTTCGTAATCAAGGCGAATCGGGCCGTACTCATAACCCTGAGTTTACGATGTTAGAGTGGTACAGACCTGGCTTTAACCATCATGATCTCATGGATGAAATGGAAAGCTTACTTAAAATTATCCCCGATTGCCCCAGCGCGCAACGTTTCAGCTATGCGGAATTATTTCAGCACTATCTGCAAATTGATCCGCATCAAGCATCGATTGAACAATTAAAACAAACGGCACATCGTTTTAATCTCGGTACGGAAAATTTAGCTGCGCTAGAAAAAGATGATTGGTTGAATCTCTTAATGACACATTGCATCGAACCGCAATTACCAAAACATCCGGTCTTTATTTATGACTTTCCCGCTTCACAAGCGGCGTTAGCCCGCATACGGCCTGGAAAACCTGCCCTGGCTGAACGCTTCGAAGTGTATGTGCAAGGATTAGAACTAGCGAATGGGTTCCATGAACTCAGTTCAGCATCTGAACAACGTCAACGCTTTAAGAGTGATTTAATACAACGTGAAAAAGCTGGCTATCCGCTGCCGCCTATCGATGAACGCCTCTTAGCCGCCTTAGAACAGGGTCTTCCGGATTGTGCGGGTGTAGCACTCGGGATAGACCGACTTATCATGCTAGCAACCGGGAAGAACGCTATAAATGAAGTACTTAGCTTTCCTATAGAGCGCGCTTAA
- the dotD gene encoding type IVB secretion system lipoprotein DotD, with the protein MKKITAVFLMSLLGGCSTTQNLSSSITPSSISPQSNDTAAIQLAEAARSVSQSLNDLKTIEKASNPPVKALPYPTSSGLEKITASVDWSGPIEPLLERIAKLANYKLEVIGHHPAIPVLVTISSQNTPLSYIVRNADLQAGVKANIAVYPGIQTIELRYAKN; encoded by the coding sequence ATGAAAAAAATAACAGCGGTGTTTCTGATGAGTTTATTGGGGGGTTGTTCCACCACACAAAATTTATCAAGCTCCATTACGCCTTCTTCTATTAGTCCGCAATCGAATGACACGGCTGCCATTCAGCTCGCTGAAGCGGCTCGTTCGGTCAGTCAATCACTAAACGACCTTAAAACCATTGAAAAGGCTTCTAACCCACCGGTTAAAGCATTGCCTTACCCTACGTCATCTGGCTTAGAAAAAATCACCGCTTCCGTCGATTGGTCGGGTCCTATTGAGCCATTATTAGAACGTATTGCAAAACTAGCTAATTATAAACTCGAAGTCATTGGTCATCATCCGGCTATCCCCGTATTAGTGACCATTTCCTCACAAAATACACCCCTGTCCTATATCGTACGCAATGCCGATCTACAAGCCGGTGTAAAAGCCAACATAGCCGTATACCCCGGCATCCAAACGATAGAATTACGCTATGCTAAAAATTAA
- the dotB gene encoding Dot/Icm type IV secretion system ATPase DotB, with protein sequence MIAAQLSNEPVRFTPACLADLLIHCQKLSASDITLQTGEPVFAEVYGRLLRITRRKLSNTEVSEILNLIYGPNGSAQILSGVDIDTHYEFRPNRNERYRFRVNATGCLVEGHDAIQITFRTIPSTPPKLAELNLEPALIQSLSPSQGIIYVTGSTGSGKSTLLAAIIRDLAEKEDSHRKILTYEAPIEFVYDAIDKPSAIVSQSEIPRHLPSFAAGVRNALRRKPRLILVGEARDPETIGAAIEAALTGHPVYTTLHSNGVAETLRRLVNSFPADEAYGRMIDIIETIRVVVWQQLVPTKDGKRIALREFLIFDEKLRDQLIDSKLENISATTRRLLREHGQPMSVDAKRKFDAGLIPEREYKRLIMTEERASQDA encoded by the coding sequence ATGATAGCAGCCCAACTCAGCAATGAACCGGTACGTTTTACGCCGGCTTGCTTGGCTGATCTACTGATTCATTGTCAAAAACTTTCCGCTTCTGACATCACCTTACAAACGGGCGAACCTGTTTTTGCCGAAGTCTATGGTCGTTTGCTAAGAATAACGCGACGTAAACTATCGAATACCGAAGTTTCTGAAATACTCAACCTGATTTATGGACCCAATGGCAGCGCACAAATTTTAAGTGGTGTTGATATCGATACCCATTACGAATTTCGTCCGAATCGAAATGAACGCTATCGTTTTCGTGTTAATGCAACCGGCTGTTTAGTCGAAGGTCATGATGCGATTCAAATTACCTTCCGAACCATTCCCAGCACACCGCCCAAGCTGGCCGAACTCAATTTAGAACCAGCGCTGATACAGTCCTTATCGCCCTCACAAGGTATTATTTATGTCACCGGTTCAACCGGTTCAGGAAAAAGTACCTTATTAGCGGCGATTATCCGTGATCTGGCTGAAAAAGAAGACAGTCACCGTAAAATCCTTACGTATGAAGCACCGATTGAATTTGTCTATGATGCGATAGATAAACCGAGCGCCATCGTCAGTCAATCTGAAATTCCAAGACATTTACCTTCGTTTGCGGCGGGTGTACGGAATGCCCTGCGTCGTAAACCCCGACTTATCTTAGTCGGAGAAGCACGTGATCCAGAAACCATTGGTGCCGCTATAGAAGCCGCATTAACAGGCCACCCTGTTTACACCACACTGCATAGTAACGGTGTGGCCGAAACACTACGCCGATTAGTGAATTCCTTTCCTGCTGACGAAGCGTATGGTCGAATGATCGATATTATTGAAACCATCCGCGTGGTCGTTTGGCAACAACTTGTTCCCACGAAGGATGGCAAACGCATCGCATTGCGTGAATTTTTAATTTTTGATGAAAAATTACGTGATCAGTTAATTGATTCTAAACTTGAAAATATTAGTGCGACCACACGGCGTTTACTAAGAGAGCATGGACAACCGATGTCCGTCGATGCAAAACGCAAATTCGATGCTGGCCTTATTCCCGAGCGCGAATACAAACGTTTAATCATGACCGAAGAACGAGCCAGTCAAGATGCTTGA
- a CDS encoding type IV secretory system conjugative DNA transfer family protein, translating into MLKIKFRHLTYFFSFLLSASLAGCSTVAPNYKTVGNLNNLSQLQDLHAAVVTAKKADMNKLHAQALQDVAMSVGAQAGLAWRSKAVNTLLTKNASYLDHIFNFNLMLLEHNVVPPVLVQGNSSLNLADPRTLRINDRVYQIISQAHFTTTPPQWRNYLWMDYQAPDMPLPAFLPKTAEERAIWRTYATLGWKDGINQANSIFSDNLARLTRDYTGMLLYRSLLLKGMVSKPFVAQTDLGVTGDDSDLHINDQIFRITSLPKLQPKASQWNPVVTNDSSPTQQ; encoded by the coding sequence ATGCTAAAAATTAAGTTTAGACATCTTACTTATTTTTTTAGTTTTTTATTATCAGCCTCTTTAGCAGGTTGTAGCACTGTCGCACCTAATTATAAGACCGTTGGGAACCTAAATAATTTATCGCAGTTACAAGATTTACATGCCGCCGTCGTAACCGCTAAAAAAGCGGATATGAACAAACTACATGCGCAAGCGTTACAAGACGTCGCGATGAGTGTCGGTGCTCAAGCCGGACTGGCATGGCGGTCTAAAGCGGTTAATACCCTCTTAACAAAGAACGCCAGCTATCTTGATCATATTTTTAACTTTAATTTAATGCTACTTGAACATAATGTCGTGCCACCGGTACTCGTTCAAGGCAATAGTTCATTAAATTTGGCGGACCCACGAACCTTACGCATTAACGATCGCGTTTATCAAATTATTAGCCAAGCGCATTTTACGACGACTCCACCACAATGGCGTAACTACCTATGGATGGACTATCAAGCACCTGACATGCCATTACCGGCTTTTCTACCTAAAACCGCTGAAGAGCGTGCTATTTGGCGAACGTATGCCACCTTAGGTTGGAAAGATGGTATTAACCAAGCGAACTCAATTTTTAGTGATAACTTAGCACGTCTAACCAGGGACTATACCGGCATGCTGCTTTATCGCTCGCTCTTATTGAAAGGCATGGTAAGCAAGCCTTTTGTAGCACAAACGGATCTAGGCGTGACGGGTGATGATTCTGACTTACATATTAATGATCAGATCTTCAGAATCACTTCATTGCCTAAATTACAACCTAAAGCCAGCCAATGGAACCCGGTCGTTACCAATGATAGCAGCCCAACTCAGCAATGA
- the hemF gene encoding oxygen-dependent coproporphyrinogen oxidase yields the protein MNYDLIIPTIKDYLLQLQAKICLSLETEDSKETFIADDWLREEGGGGKTCVLSEGTVIERGAVNFSHISGANLPPSATARHPQFNATPFQALGLSLVIHPRNPYVPAVHMNLRFITLKRSPKEAPVWWFGGGFDLTPYYPVLEDCQHWHQVAKAACDPFGEEVYPQYKKNCDEYFYLKHRKESRGVGGLFFDDLNHWDFQTCFQFMQSIGDHFLKAYLPIMQRHKDKPYAERERQFQAYRRSRYVEFNLIYDRGTLFGLQSGGRVESILISMPPVANWKYNWQPEAGSVESTLTEQFLVPRDWV from the coding sequence ATGAATTATGACCTAATAATCCCAACGATCAAAGATTATTTATTACAGTTACAAGCAAAAATTTGTTTAAGCTTAGAAACGGAAGATAGCAAAGAGACATTTATCGCTGATGATTGGTTGCGCGAAGAAGGCGGAGGTGGAAAGACCTGCGTTTTGTCGGAAGGTACTGTGATTGAACGAGGCGCGGTTAACTTTTCGCATATTTCGGGTGCTAACTTACCGCCCAGTGCCACGGCACGACATCCCCAATTTAATGCCACCCCTTTCCAAGCTTTGGGTCTTTCTTTAGTCATTCACCCACGAAATCCCTATGTGCCCGCTGTGCATATGAATTTACGTTTTATTACGCTCAAGCGAAGTCCTAAGGAAGCGCCCGTTTGGTGGTTTGGTGGCGGCTTTGATTTAACGCCGTATTATCCTGTTCTAGAAGATTGCCAACACTGGCATCAAGTGGCTAAAGCTGCCTGTGATCCTTTTGGCGAAGAGGTTTATCCGCAATATAAAAAAAATTGTGATGAGTATTTTTATTTAAAACATCGAAAAGAGTCGCGTGGTGTAGGCGGTCTTTTTTTTGATGATTTAAATCACTGGGATTTTCAGACCTGTTTTCAGTTTATGCAAAGCATAGGCGATCATTTTTTAAAGGCGTATTTACCGATTATGCAGCGGCATAAAGACAAGCCGTATGCTGAACGAGAACGACAGTTTCAAGCCTACCGGCGCAGTCGATACGTAGAGTTTAATCTGATTTATGATCGCGGTACCTTATTTGGTTTGCAAAGTGGTGGGCGTGTAGAATCTATTTTGATCTCTATGCCGCCGGTTGCGAATTGGAAATACAATTGGCAACCCGAAGCAGGTTCTGTGGAATCAACACTAACCGAACAGTTTTTAGTGCCTAGAGATTGGGTTTAA
- a CDS encoding nicotinate phosphoribosyltransferase, translating into MSNSLHQLYKSSLVLLTDFYQLTMAYGYWQADLHEHEAVFYHSFRKAPFTGGYAISAGLGTLIDYLALFHFSKEDIDYLAGLKDSKEQALFSKPFLDYLSQLKFSCDIDAIEEGSVVFAHEPLLRIKGPLLQCQLLESILLNIINFQTLIATSAARIVQAANDEPVFEFGLRRAQGFDGAVMASRAAYIGGCIATSNVLAGKLFDIPVRGTHAHSWVLCFESELDAFRAYAKTFPDRCIFLVDTYNTLEGVKNAIKVADELKPQGFHLAGVRLDSGDLAYLSKEARHLLDKAGYKDSLIVGSNDLNPSVIASLKGQGAKINTWGVGTHLITAYEQPALEGVYKLSAIKSSKKAEWEYKVKLSEQAVKISTPGILSVRRFYWDTECKQAMADVIYDEQQGISESCTIIDPLDSTRRCLIPRDTPYRELMQPIFRKGQLVYKRPSLKMTQEKTKSELKQFDETIRRLLNPHQYPVGLEEKLYELKLQLILKAKGFSK; encoded by the coding sequence ATGTCGAATTCATTACACCAACTTTATAAATCATCGCTCGTTTTATTAACTGATTTTTATCAGCTTACCATGGCTTATGGCTATTGGCAGGCCGATCTTCATGAGCACGAAGCCGTTTTTTACCATAGTTTTCGTAAAGCGCCTTTTACGGGTGGTTATGCGATTAGTGCGGGTTTAGGCACGCTCATTGACTATCTCGCTTTGTTTCATTTCTCTAAAGAAGATATTGATTATTTAGCGGGACTGAAAGATTCGAAGGAGCAGGCTTTATTTAGTAAGCCTTTTTTGGATTATCTGAGTCAGCTTAAATTCAGTTGTGATATTGATGCCATAGAAGAAGGTTCGGTAGTCTTTGCTCATGAACCTTTGTTACGCATTAAAGGCCCTTTATTACAATGCCAATTACTCGAAAGTATTTTATTGAATATCATCAATTTCCAAACTTTAATTGCGACTAGTGCCGCGCGCATTGTTCAAGCGGCAAATGATGAGCCGGTATTTGAATTTGGATTGCGCCGTGCTCAAGGATTTGATGGTGCAGTGATGGCAAGTCGTGCTGCTTATATTGGCGGTTGTATAGCAACCTCCAATGTGTTGGCGGGCAAGCTATTTGATATTCCTGTACGAGGCACCCATGCACATAGCTGGGTTTTATGTTTTGAATCTGAATTAGATGCTTTTCGTGCCTATGCAAAAACTTTTCCGGACCGCTGCATTTTTTTAGTAGATACCTATAACACCTTAGAGGGTGTAAAAAATGCGATCAAGGTTGCGGATGAATTAAAACCGCAAGGATTCCATTTAGCGGGCGTGCGTTTAGATTCGGGTGATTTAGCTTATTTGAGTAAAGAAGCACGTCATCTTTTAGATAAAGCCGGTTACAAAGACAGTCTGATTGTAGGAAGTAACGATTTAAATCCCTCTGTGATTGCCAGTTTAAAAGGGCAGGGCGCTAAGATTAATACCTGGGGCGTAGGTACGCATTTAATAACGGCGTATGAACAACCCGCGCTAGAAGGCGTTTATAAATTAAGCGCTATTAAATCGTCTAAAAAAGCCGAATGGGAATATAAAGTTAAATTGTCTGAACAGGCCGTCAAGATTTCAACACCGGGTATTTTATCCGTGCGTCGTTTCTATTGGGACACTGAGTGTAAACAGGCTATGGCGGATGTTATTTATGATGAACAGCAAGGGATTTCCGAGTCTTGTACGATTATTGATCCTTTAGATTCGACTCGACGCTGTTTAATTCCACGCGATACGCCTTATCGTGAATTGATGCAACCTATCTTTAGAAAAGGTCAGTTAGTTTATAAAAGGCCTTCACTGAAAATGACGCAAGAAAAAACCAAAAGCGAGCTTAAACAATTCGATGAAACCATTCGACGACTTTTAAACCCGCATCAATACCCGGTAGGTTTAGAGGAAAAGCTCTACGAGTTAAAACTACAACTTATTTTAAAAGCAAAAGGCTTTTCGAAATAA
- the ftsY gene encoding signal recognition particle-docking protein FtsY yields the protein MFKFLKRKETPENQAQPKKPAFFGRLKESLQKTRHQLVEGLANLVLGRKTVDADLIEEIENLLLSSDVGAAVTEEIIDALNQQLKRNQLADGKAVWDVLQQHLMSLLQACEQPLQINPEHKPFVILVVGVNGVGKTTTIGKLAHYFKQQGKQVMLAAGDTFRAAATEQLAVWAERNQLPLIAQHQGADSASVIYDALQAAKARNIDVLIADTAGRLHTKDNLMQELHKVKKVLAKLDATAPHETLLVLDASIGQNSLVQAEVFHKAIQLTGVVLTKLDGSAKGGVIFSIAKKLKLPIRFTGVGEGVEDLQPFSSEEFINALFDINKVA from the coding sequence ATGTTTAAATTTTTAAAAAGAAAAGAGACGCCTGAGAATCAGGCGCAACCAAAAAAGCCCGCTTTTTTTGGGCGCTTAAAAGAAAGTTTGCAGAAAACTCGCCACCAGTTGGTCGAAGGCCTTGCCAATTTGGTATTAGGTAGAAAAACCGTTGATGCCGATTTAATCGAAGAGATTGAAAATTTACTGTTGAGTTCCGATGTAGGCGCTGCTGTTACTGAAGAAATTATTGATGCCTTAAATCAGCAGTTAAAACGCAATCAGTTAGCAGATGGAAAGGCCGTTTGGGATGTATTACAACAACATTTAATGAGTTTGTTACAGGCGTGTGAGCAACCATTGCAAATAAATCCCGAACATAAACCGTTTGTGATTTTGGTTGTGGGCGTTAATGGGGTTGGGAAAACGACCACGATAGGAAAATTAGCACATTATTTTAAACAACAAGGCAAACAAGTGATGTTGGCGGCAGGCGATACCTTTCGTGCCGCGGCGACAGAACAATTGGCGGTATGGGCAGAGCGAAATCAGCTGCCGTTGATAGCGCAACACCAAGGGGCGGATAGTGCTTCGGTGATTTACGATGCTTTGCAGGCGGCTAAAGCAAGAAATATCGATGTGTTGATTGCGGATACGGCAGGTCGTTTACATACCAAAGATAACTTAATGCAAGAATTGCATAAGGTAAAGAAAGTATTAGCGAAGTTAGATGCAACAGCGCCACATGAAACATTATTAGTGCTGGATGCTAGCATTGGACAAAACTCCTTAGTACAAGCTGAGGTTTTTCATAAGGCCATTCAATTGACCGGCGTCGTACTGACTAAACTGGATGGTTCTGCAAAAGGCGGCGTGATTTTTTCAATTGCTAAGAAACTTAAGCTACCGATTCGTTTTACCGGTGTAGGTGAAGGTGTCGAGGATTTACAACCCTTTTCATCTGAAGAATTTATTAATGCGTTGTTTGATATTAACAAAGTAGCTTAA
- a CDS encoding rubredoxin: MQENAQVFRKYMCLLCGWVYDEEKGDEDEGLAPGTRWEDIPLTWRCPECGAMKEDFEMVEL; this comes from the coding sequence ATGCAAGAAAATGCTCAAGTATTTAGAAAGTACATGTGTTTACTATGCGGGTGGGTTTACGATGAGGAAAAAGGAGACGAAGACGAAGGGCTTGCTCCAGGAACCCGTTGGGAAGATATTCCACTGACATGGCGTTGTCCTGAATGTGGGGCGATGAAAGAAGACTTTGAAATGGTCGAGCTTTAA
- a CDS encoding tyrosine-type recombinase/integrase, which yields MTLGSPIPLFDNLVFSDPKQAQQYLSHQTQKLPFAKGDYQQALQFLYSYRGSDATFNAYRREVERLLQWSWFVANKSIKEIRRDDFETFVSFCQKPPKHWIGTKTVARYIEQEGTRKPHPEWKPFVATVSKLASREGTVPEIKKFILSQKSLQAIFAICGSFYNYLIQEDYIGFNPVAQIRQKSKFIRQQTTKMIIRRLSELQWSYVIETVEILAQQTPLQHERSLFIMKALYGMYLRVSELAASTRWEPQMGHFQKDNDGNWWFMTVGKGNKERLISVSDDMLKALKRYRQYLGLSALPSRGEKTPLISKSGSNAPLGSTRQIRSIVQSCFDAAFERMVEDGLKEEAIELKTATVHWLRHTGISEDVKHRPREHVRDDAGHSSSAVTDKYIDVEMRARHASAKKKKLDPLA from the coding sequence ATGACTTTAGGCTCTCCCATCCCGCTTTTTGATAATTTAGTCTTTTCTGATCCTAAACAAGCTCAGCAATATCTTAGCCACCAAACACAGAAACTTCCTTTTGCAAAAGGCGATTATCAGCAAGCACTGCAGTTTCTATATAGCTATCGCGGCAGTGATGCCACGTTTAACGCTTATAGGCGTGAGGTTGAACGATTGCTGCAATGGAGTTGGTTTGTCGCCAATAAATCCATCAAAGAAATTCGCCGCGATGACTTTGAGACATTTGTTAGCTTTTGCCAAAAGCCGCCCAAACATTGGATAGGCACAAAAACAGTCGCCCGCTATATTGAACAGGAAGGCACTCGAAAACCACATCCTGAGTGGAAACCCTTTGTCGCTACGGTCAGCAAATTAGCCAGCCGTGAAGGCACTGTGCCCGAAATAAAGAAATTTATTTTATCGCAAAAGAGTTTGCAGGCCATTTTTGCCATCTGCGGTAGTTTTTATAATTATCTCATCCAAGAAGACTACATAGGCTTCAATCCCGTTGCTCAAATTCGACAAAAAAGTAAATTTATTCGTCAACAAACAACAAAAATGATTATTCGCCGCCTCAGTGAATTGCAGTGGTCTTATGTCATTGAAACAGTAGAAATACTGGCGCAACAAACACCGCTGCAACACGAACGCAGTTTATTTATTATGAAAGCGCTTTACGGCATGTACTTACGTGTTTCTGAATTAGCGGCCTCCACGCGTTGGGAGCCACAGATGGGTCATTTCCAAAAAGATAACGATGGCAATTGGTGGTTTATGACAGTCGGTAAAGGTAATAAAGAACGCTTAATCAGTGTGAGCGATGATATGCTCAAAGCGCTAAAGCGCTATCGCCAATACTTAGGGTTATCGGCACTCCCCAGTCGTGGCGAAAAAACACCTTTAATTAGTAAATCGGGTAGCAATGCGCCGCTTGGCAGTACGCGTCAAATTCGTAGCATTGTACAAAGCTGTTTTGATGCCGCCTTCGAGCGTATGGTCGAAGATGGCTTAAAAGAAGAAGCCATAGAGTTAAAAACCGCGACGGTACATTGGTTACGACATACCGGTATTTCAGAAGATGTAAAACACCGGCCTCGCGAACACGTTCGCGACGATGCGGGTCATAGTTCCAGCGCTGTTACCGACAAATACATCGATGTAGAAATGCGCGCCCGACATGCTTCTGCAAAAAAGAAAAAATTAGATCCCTTGGCTTAA
- the pncA gene encoding bifunctional nicotinamidase/pyrazinamidase, producing the protein MTKALILVDLQNDFIPKGSLAVPQGNEVIAIANALPSHFECIVATQDWHPSNHGSFAVNHPGKSVGDRIELAGLPQVLWPVHCVQGTEGAALVADLQQDSLTKIFQKGSDPCIDSYSGFFDNGHRKPTGLGDYLKMQHVSDVYIMGLALDYCVKYTVLDACQLGFKTYLIEDGCRAVNLNPEDGAIAIKEMQAAGANIIQSSYFS; encoded by the coding sequence ATGACAAAAGCACTGATCCTGGTCGATCTTCAAAATGACTTTATACCAAAGGGAAGTTTAGCGGTACCCCAGGGTAATGAAGTGATTGCCATTGCGAATGCATTACCATCGCATTTTGAATGCATTGTCGCCACGCAAGATTGGCATCCGAGCAATCATGGTAGCTTTGCGGTTAACCATCCGGGTAAATCAGTCGGTGATCGTATTGAGTTAGCCGGATTGCCGCAGGTTTTATGGCCAGTGCATTGCGTGCAAGGAACAGAGGGCGCGGCATTGGTTGCTGATCTTCAGCAGGATAGCCTAACGAAGATATTTCAAAAAGGTTCTGATCCCTGTATTGATAGCTATAGTGGTTTTTTTGATAATGGCCATCGTAAACCAACTGGTTTAGGTGATTATTTAAAAATGCAGCATGTGAGTGATGTATATATCATGGGTTTGGCCTTGGATTATTGTGTTAAATATACGGTACTGGATGCTTGTCAGCTTGGATTTAAAACTTATTTGATTGAAGATGGATGTCGTGCGGTTAATTTAAACCCAGAAGATGGCGCTATCGCGATTAAAGAGATGCAAGCCGCGGGCGCTAATATTATTCAGAGCTCTTACTTTAGTTAA
- the rsmD gene encoding 16S rRNA (guanine(966)-N(2))-methyltransferase RsmD, with translation MKKGQVRIIGGQWRGRKLNFPATADLRPTPNRIRETLFNWLGPMLPDAHCLDLFAGSGALGFEALSRGAKSVTFIEQSLPLFRYLKAQIKQLAVEDKAAVYHIDFPFNAARLFKSQNPGFNIVLLDPPFHKNLIESACTWLVKEKLLIEKSAIYIESEATLEEFSLAENWQISHCKTAGQVKYALIRTDT, from the coding sequence ATGAAAAAAGGCCAAGTGCGGATTATCGGTGGCCAATGGCGCGGAAGAAAATTAAATTTCCCCGCCACAGCTGATTTACGCCCTACACCCAATCGTATACGAGAAACTCTATTTAATTGGTTAGGCCCGATGCTGCCCGATGCCCATTGTTTAGATTTGTTTGCCGGAAGCGGCGCATTAGGCTTTGAAGCCCTTTCTCGGGGTGCTAAATCCGTTACCTTTATAGAGCAATCTCTACCCTTGTTCCGTTATTTAAAAGCGCAGATAAAACAATTAGCGGTCGAAGACAAGGCCGCTGTCTATCATATTGACTTCCCCTTTAACGCCGCTCGTTTGTTTAAATCACAAAACCCTGGTTTCAATATCGTATTGCTTGACCCGCCCTTCCACAAGAACCTCATTGAGTCAGCGTGTACCTGGCTAGTCAAAGAAAAGTTACTAATTGAAAAAAGTGCTATTTATATAGAGTCAGAAGCCACGTTAGAAGAATTTTCTTTAGCTGAAAATTGGCAAATAAGCCATTGCAAAACAGCCGGCCAAGTCAAGTATGCCTTGATTAGAACAGACACTTGA